From a region of the Oryzias melastigma strain HK-1 linkage group LG4, ASM292280v2, whole genome shotgun sequence genome:
- the ncln gene encoding nicalin-1 isoform X1 codes for MFEEASEVFDNMFKSSFPLTFIVFIPAVLILVSPLPAEAAHEFTVYRMQQYDLQGQPYGTRNSILNTEARTVEADVLSRRCVIMRLADFSFDKYQKALRQSAGAVVIMLPKNMSAMPQDVLQQFMELEPDMLTTETIVPVYFAIEDDELMSIYTQTLTSSSSQGSLSAAEVLLHTATANGFQMVTSGAQSKAISDWAITSLEGRLTGVGGEDLPTIVLVAHYDSFGVAPWLSYGADSNGSGVSMLLELARLFSKLYTYKRTHAAYNLLFFVSGGGKFNYQGTKRWLEDNLDHTDSSLLQDNVAFVMCLDTVGNGDSLHLHVSKPPKEGTPQYSLLKELEMVISSQYPEVKFSMVHKKINLADDMLAWEHERFGIRRLPAFTLSHLPSHRSVQRSSIMDVRSVSFSSRHGAGEPPSGPHVDVKRLGRNTKVVAEALARVIYNLTEKGAPGDLQIFTEQMQVQEEQLSAVVDWLTAQPRAAQLVDKDSSVVSTLEYHLGRYLKDVKRHYVKADKRDPEFVFYDQLKQTMNAYRVKPAIFDLLLAVCIAAYLGMMYLAIQNFGVLYGIVRRLTQPKTKTH; via the exons ATGTTCGAGGAAGCCAGTGAGGTGTTTGACAATATGTTCAAATCTTCCTTTCCCCTGACGTTTATTGTGTTTATCCCGGCGGTGTTGATTTTGGTGTCCCCGCTGCCAGCCGAGGCGGCGCATGAGTTCACGGTGTACCGAATGCAGCAGTACGACCTCCAGGGACAGCCGTACG GTACCAGGAACTCCATCCTAAACACTGAGGCTCGCACTGTGGAGGCAGATGTCCTAAGTCGCCGCTGTGTTATTATGCGATTGGCTGACTTCTCCTTCGACAAGTATCAGAAAGCTCTACGTCAGTCGGCGGGGGCCGTGGTCATCATGCTGCCAAAGAACATGTCTGCGATGCCGCAGGACGTACTGCAG CAGTTCATGGAGCTGGAGCCAGACATGTTGACCACTGAGACCATCGTCCCCGTGTACTTCGCCATCGAGGATGATGAGCTTATGTCCATCTACACACAAACcctcacctcctcttcctctcaggGCTCCTTATCTGCAGCAGAAG tgcTGCTGCATACAGCCACAGCTAACGGTTTTCAAATGGTGACCAGTGGCGCTCAGAGCAAGGCGATCAGCGACTGGGCCATCACCAGCCTAGAG GGTCGCCTCACTGGAGTCGGAGGAGAGGACCTCCCGACTATCGTTTTAGTGGCTCATTATGACTCCTTCGGTGTCGCTCCA TGGCTGTCGTACGGCGCCGACTCAAACGGCAGTGGCGTGTCCATGCTGCTGGAACTGGCTCGTCTCTTCTCCAAACTCTACACCTACAAGAGGACACACGCTGC ATACAActtacttttctttgtttcGGGGGGTGGAAAGTTTAACTACCAAGGCACCAAGCGCTGGCTGGAGGACAATCTGGACCACACAG attccaGTCTGCTGCAGGACAACGTAGCCTTTGTGATGTGTTTGGACACCGTGGGAAACGGAGACTCTCTGCACCTCCATGTCTCTAAGCCTCCTAAGGAGGGAACTCCTCAGTATTCTCTGCTCAAAGAGCTGGAGATG GTGATATCTAGTCAGTACCCAGAGGTCAAGTTTTCCATGGTCCACAAGAAAATCAACTTAGCCGATGACATGCTGGCCTGGGAGCACGAGCGCTTCGGGATCCGCCGTCTGCCCGCCTTCACTTTGTCTCATCTCCCCTCGCACCGCTCAGTTCAGCGCTCCAGCATCATGGACGTGCGGTCAGTGTCCTTCTCCTCTCGCCACGGAGCGGGAGAGCCCCCTTCTGG gcCTCATGTCGACGTAAAGAGACTCGGCAGGAACACAAAGGTGGTTGCAGAAGCTTTGGCTCGAGTCATCTACAACCTCACAGAAAAG GGGGCTCCTGGAGACCTGCAGATTTTCACTGAGCAAATG CAGgtgcaggaggagcagctgtCGGCAGTGGTGGACTGGCTGACCGCGCAGCCCCGCGCCGCACAGCTGGTGGACAAAGACAGCAGCGTCGTCTCCACGCTGGAGTACCATCTGGGACGGTATCTCAAAGACGTGAAGAGACATTATGTCAAAGCCGACAAAAG aGACCCAGAGTTTGTGTTTTACGACCAGCTGAAACAGACCATGAATGCTTACAG
- the ncln gene encoding nicalin-1 isoform X2, whose translation MFEEASEVFDNMFKSSFPLTFIVFIPAVLILVSPLPAEAAHEFTVYRMQQYDLQGQPYGTRNSILNTEARTVEADVLSRRCVIMRLADFSFDKYQKALRQSAGAVVIMLPKNMSAMPQDVLQQFMELEPDMLTTETIVPVYFAIEDDELMSIYTQTLTSSSSQGSLSAAEVLLHTATANGFQMVTSGAQSKAISDWAITSLEGRLTGVGGEDLPTIVLVAHYDSFGVAPWLSYGADSNGSGVSMLLELARLFSKLYTYKRTHAAYNLLFFVSGGGKFNYQGTKRWLEDNLDHTDSSLLQDNVAFVMCLDTVGNGDSLHLHVSKPPKEGTPQYSLLKELEMVISSQYPEVKFSMVHKKINLADDMLAWEHERFGIRRLPAFTLSHLPSHRSVQRSSIMDVRPHVDVKRLGRNTKVVAEALARVIYNLTEKGAPGDLQIFTEQMQVQEEQLSAVVDWLTAQPRAAQLVDKDSSVVSTLEYHLGRYLKDVKRHYVKADKRDPEFVFYDQLKQTMNAYRVKPAIFDLLLAVCIAAYLGMMYLAIQNFGVLYGIVRRLTQPKTKTH comes from the exons ATGTTCGAGGAAGCCAGTGAGGTGTTTGACAATATGTTCAAATCTTCCTTTCCCCTGACGTTTATTGTGTTTATCCCGGCGGTGTTGATTTTGGTGTCCCCGCTGCCAGCCGAGGCGGCGCATGAGTTCACGGTGTACCGAATGCAGCAGTACGACCTCCAGGGACAGCCGTACG GTACCAGGAACTCCATCCTAAACACTGAGGCTCGCACTGTGGAGGCAGATGTCCTAAGTCGCCGCTGTGTTATTATGCGATTGGCTGACTTCTCCTTCGACAAGTATCAGAAAGCTCTACGTCAGTCGGCGGGGGCCGTGGTCATCATGCTGCCAAAGAACATGTCTGCGATGCCGCAGGACGTACTGCAG CAGTTCATGGAGCTGGAGCCAGACATGTTGACCACTGAGACCATCGTCCCCGTGTACTTCGCCATCGAGGATGATGAGCTTATGTCCATCTACACACAAACcctcacctcctcttcctctcaggGCTCCTTATCTGCAGCAGAAG tgcTGCTGCATACAGCCACAGCTAACGGTTTTCAAATGGTGACCAGTGGCGCTCAGAGCAAGGCGATCAGCGACTGGGCCATCACCAGCCTAGAG GGTCGCCTCACTGGAGTCGGAGGAGAGGACCTCCCGACTATCGTTTTAGTGGCTCATTATGACTCCTTCGGTGTCGCTCCA TGGCTGTCGTACGGCGCCGACTCAAACGGCAGTGGCGTGTCCATGCTGCTGGAACTGGCTCGTCTCTTCTCCAAACTCTACACCTACAAGAGGACACACGCTGC ATACAActtacttttctttgtttcGGGGGGTGGAAAGTTTAACTACCAAGGCACCAAGCGCTGGCTGGAGGACAATCTGGACCACACAG attccaGTCTGCTGCAGGACAACGTAGCCTTTGTGATGTGTTTGGACACCGTGGGAAACGGAGACTCTCTGCACCTCCATGTCTCTAAGCCTCCTAAGGAGGGAACTCCTCAGTATTCTCTGCTCAAAGAGCTGGAGATG GTGATATCTAGTCAGTACCCAGAGGTCAAGTTTTCCATGGTCCACAAGAAAATCAACTTAGCCGATGACATGCTGGCCTGGGAGCACGAGCGCTTCGGGATCCGCCGTCTGCCCGCCTTCACTTTGTCTCATCTCCCCTCGCACCGCTCAGTTCAGCGCTCCAGCATCATGGACGTGCG gcCTCATGTCGACGTAAAGAGACTCGGCAGGAACACAAAGGTGGTTGCAGAAGCTTTGGCTCGAGTCATCTACAACCTCACAGAAAAG GGGGCTCCTGGAGACCTGCAGATTTTCACTGAGCAAATG CAGgtgcaggaggagcagctgtCGGCAGTGGTGGACTGGCTGACCGCGCAGCCCCGCGCCGCACAGCTGGTGGACAAAGACAGCAGCGTCGTCTCCACGCTGGAGTACCATCTGGGACGGTATCTCAAAGACGTGAAGAGACATTATGTCAAAGCCGACAAAAG aGACCCAGAGTTTGTGTTTTACGACCAGCTGAAACAGACCATGAATGCTTACAG